From Candidatus Paceibacterota bacterium, a single genomic window includes:
- a CDS encoding isochorismatase family cysteine hydrolase has translation MAKDKILCLRHEVAVIGIDLLNGFFKAGKLADPNMKWIIPNFAAMVERLEGCNVIYTADNHSADDAELKTFPPHCMRGTFQAEVVRELKGLNTELIVKKKTTNSFIGTELEEILTRLRPRVAVFGGVCSDICVIQAVITLSSKAEMFGLERIIVPKDCMTTFGGPGRNVEEIDRNIFNTLGFVPGVEVIDSQKDLKTVIGPQFIWENLHK, from the coding sequence ATGGCAAAAGATAAAATATTATGTTTGAGACACGAAGTGGCTGTGATAGGTATTGACCTGCTAAACGGTTTTTTTAAGGCCGGAAAGCTGGCTGATCCGAATATGAAATGGATAATCCCAAATTTTGCGGCTATGGTGGAGAGGTTGGAAGGCTGCAATGTCATATATACCGCAGATAACCACAGTGCGGACGATGCCGAGCTGAAAACATTCCCTCCGCATTGTATGAGAGGGACATTTCAGGCGGAAGTTGTCCGCGAATTGAAAGGTCTGAATACCGAGCTTATTGTAAAAAAGAAAACCACAAACAGCTTTATCGGGACTGAACTCGAGGAGATACTGACACGGTTACGACCTCGGGTTGCGGTGTTCGGCGGTGTTTGTTCCGACATATGCGTAATCCAGGCAGTGATAACCCTGTCAAGCAAGGCCGAGATGTTCGGACTGGAAAGGATCATTGTGCCGAAAGATTGCATGACGACATTTGGCGGTCCGGGAAGGAATGTTGAGGAAATAGACAGGAATATTTTCAACACTTTGGGTTTTGTTCCCGGGGTTGAAGTGATAGATTCTCAGAAAGACCTGAAAACTGTAATAGGTCCCCAATTCATTTGGGAAAATCTCCATAAATAA
- the pncB gene encoding nicotinate phosphoribosyltransferase — translation MIRKKNRYYNIRERSGSPFREDFYHEVMFLGLVNLGMAKNRAGYYHNIRSIPVEMEGGYLLTSGTNFMLSHLANLSFEKNEINAAVKFARKQNLKVTDDFINYMKDFTFNADVYVVPEGQIVGPGEPIVKVTGSAIEALMVETSIISTITYATLVATRASRVVMAADGKLVFEYGYRRSPNPLISTWASMVGGCAGTSNVLAGKLFNIPLSGTMAHAWVMMFKNEYEAFLKFYEATGSNIFLIDTYDPIRGAQIAIEVAKKIGKKVKVRLDSGDPVVLVPMIMQLNTEGWIEGIIISDDMNVQKINRIRKSGIPVMAFGVGTYIVVVPSASSVYKLTRIKDEGMKEYLPTIKVSSSNPAKSTLPGDFIVWRREVDGKILGDIVALSDEERPGKEYTEVMVRAMKGGRLTHKLPKLSEIMEFAKMNLAKLTEPHARIEKYEQYPVRISDKLMQLKQELIANRMTI, via the coding sequence GTGATAAGGAAAAAAAATAGATATTACAACATCAGAGAAAGGTCGGGAAGTCCTTTTCGAGAGGATTTCTATCATGAGGTCATGTTTCTTGGGCTTGTGAACCTGGGCATGGCAAAAAATAGGGCAGGTTATTATCACAATATCAGAAGCATTCCTGTTGAAATGGAAGGCGGCTATCTCCTGACATCCGGTACGAATTTTATGCTTTCTCATTTGGCTAATCTCAGCTTTGAGAAGAATGAAATTAATGCCGCGGTGAAATTTGCACGGAAGCAAAACCTGAAAGTGACTGATGATTTCATCAATTACATGAAAGATTTTACTTTTAATGCAGATGTTTACGTTGTGCCCGAAGGACAGATTGTCGGTCCCGGAGAGCCGATCGTAAAAGTGACAGGAAGCGCTATTGAAGCTTTGATGGTAGAAACGTCAATTATTTCTACAATCACATATGCAACTTTGGTGGCGACAAGAGCTTCCAGGGTTGTAATGGCCGCAGATGGAAAACTTGTATTCGAGTATGGATATAGAAGATCTCCAAATCCGTTGATATCCACTTGGGCAAGCATGGTCGGAGGCTGTGCAGGAACTTCAAATGTATTGGCCGGAAAGCTATTCAACATTCCGCTTAGCGGAACGATGGCTCACGCATGGGTTATGATGTTTAAAAACGAATATGAAGCTTTTCTGAAGTTTTATGAAGCGACAGGGAGCAATATATTCCTGATTGACACATATGACCCGATTCGTGGCGCGCAAATTGCGATCGAGGTGGCGAAAAAGATCGGAAAGAAAGTCAAGGTACGTCTCGATAGTGGAGATCCTGTCGTATTGGTTCCGATGATCATGCAGCTTAACACAGAGGGCTGGATCGAAGGAATCATTATATCCGATGACATGAATGTTCAAAAGATCAACAGGATCAGGAAATCGGGAATACCCGTTATGGCTTTCGGTGTCGGAACATATATCGTTGTGGTGCCGTCGGCAAGCAGCGTTTATAAACTGACAAGAATAAAGGATGAAGGCATGAAGGAATATCTTCCTACGATCAAAGTTTCGTCATCCAATCCTGCAAAGTCAACATTACCCGGAGATTTCATTGTATGGAGACGGGAAGTCGATGGAAAGATACTTGGCGATATCGTCGCACTTAGCGATGAAGAAAGACCCGGAAAGGAATATACGGAGGTAATGGTTCGGGCAATGAAAGGCGGGAGGCTTACGCACAAACTTCCAAAGCTGTCGGAGATCATGGAATTTGCAAAGATGAACTTGGCAAAGCTTACAGAACCACACGCTAGAATAGAAAAATATGAGCAATATCCTGTCAGGATAAGCGATAAGCTCATGCAATTGAAACAAGAATTGATCGCAAATCGGATGACGATCTGA
- a CDS encoding NAD(+)/NADH kinase, translating to MRIGIVFDRKKPDAVKSVLAAEAWLKERKHKVYRIFGDKILKQLDFVITFGGDGLVLHTANKIKKYNIPILRVNFGYAGALTNIKPDVMLEKLSEVFEHDNYIIVERTRMEVAVLDELCDVILLKDALNDVVIERRDSRTIVISVEIDGIKYEYRGDGVIFATKTGATAYVESAGGPTLISDEKFILRVVSPSSRELLPYIIRPSSAVFQVREIIGKARLTVDGSKILNLNKGQLIVMQKARMTTLFVEIGDVKRKNR from the coding sequence ATGAGAATAGGAATAGTTTTCGACAGGAAAAAGCCCGACGCGGTCAAAAGCGTTTTAGCGGCTGAAGCCTGGCTCAAAGAAAGAAAACATAAAGTCTATCGCATTTTTGGTGATAAGATATTGAAACAGCTCGATTTTGTGATCACATTCGGCGGGGACGGACTTGTCCTTCATACTGCAAATAAGATCAAGAAATACAACATACCGATATTAAGAGTAAATTTCGGTTATGCAGGAGCGTTGACTAATATTAAGCCTGATGTGATGCTCGAGAAGCTGTCAGAAGTATTCGAACACGATAACTATATCATAGTTGAAAGAACGAGGATGGAAGTTGCTGTTCTGGATGAATTATGCGATGTAATCCTTCTGAAGGATGCATTGAATGATGTAGTTATTGAAAGAAGGGATTCAAGGACGATCGTCATTTCTGTAGAGATTGACGGAATTAAGTATGAATACAGGGGCGACGGCGTTATCTTTGCAACAAAAACAGGCGCTACTGCTTATGTGGAGAGTGCCGGCGGACCGACCTTGATAAGCGATGAAAAGTTTATTTTAAGAGTCGTGTCGCCCAGCAGCCGGGAGCTTCTGCCTTATATCATCAGGCCAAGCAGCGCTGTATTCCAAGTCAGAGAAATAATCGGCAAAGCACGACTGACAGTTGATGGGTCAAAGATCTTGAATCTAAATAAAGGACAATTAATTGTTATGCAGAAAGCAAGAATGACGACATTGTTCGTAGAAATTGGTGATGTCAAAAGGAAAAATAGGTGA
- the nadE gene encoding NAD(+) synthase produces MGNTEDLRIAVCQMKVVPGRPDLNTEYMIGEIISAGNRGMDIIVFPEMCVPGYLIADMWEDDCFIWDVQAFNEQIWQATKNGVIAIFGSVAIEEGAKGRDGRLRKFNAAFVAQNGKLVGVAIKSLLPNYRFFDDSRHFYSVPDIRDEDAEKFRLSGDYRHAEQFLGIDGYLMPFEVETRIGRIPIGVILCEDMWHEDYPYNPTESLVQNGAEIVFNLSASPWTWQKNRKRHQVVKDLISKCGVPFVYTNNTGPQNIGKNIVIFDGASTVYNKKGDRVLEIEPYADGAFDLILKDDMPVLPPRDQNDQKELFSALECAVREYFAVLPPAMRRVVIGLSGGIDSAVVAAFFAHILGPENVIGINMPSKFNSQATKDIAYEIAMNLGIHYEVIPIQGIVDKIAEATGTPEDSLAYENEQARARMEVLAARAQLLGCLFSCNGNKIELTFGYYTTDGDGAGFMTLLGDMVKREVYQLGDYLNRVVYGREVIPRSCFEIKPSAELKKNQTDPFFYGNLDHRGYHDEMVRAFIDFRKNPEWFLEKYKESSLETELKLEPGTLASHFPDPYDFVRDLEEKWKRFIGTYFKRVKASQIPALSKRALGSDFRESMLSAHFTQRYLKLKEEILGRSE; encoded by the coding sequence ATGGGAAATACAGAAGATCTTAGGATCGCGGTGTGCCAGATGAAAGTTGTTCCTGGCCGGCCGGACCTAAACACTGAATACATGATCGGCGAGATAATTTCTGCCGGAAACAGGGGAATGGATATTATCGTGTTCCCCGAGATGTGCGTACCCGGGTATCTCATCGCAGATATGTGGGAGGACGACTGTTTCATCTGGGATGTCCAAGCATTCAACGAGCAGATCTGGCAAGCGACGAAAAACGGCGTAATAGCCATCTTCGGAAGCGTGGCGATCGAGGAAGGCGCAAAGGGAAGAGACGGCAGGCTCAGAAAATTTAACGCAGCTTTTGTTGCGCAAAATGGAAAATTGGTCGGAGTGGCCATAAAGTCGCTTCTGCCGAATTACAGATTTTTTGATGACAGCCGGCATTTCTATTCAGTGCCCGATATCCGCGATGAAGATGCGGAAAAATTCCGATTGTCAGGCGACTATCGGCACGCGGAACAATTCCTGGGTATTGACGGTTATCTTATGCCGTTTGAAGTTGAAACCAGGATCGGAAGAATACCGATCGGAGTGATCTTGTGCGAAGATATGTGGCACGAAGATTACCCCTATAATCCGACCGAAAGCTTGGTTCAAAACGGAGCTGAGATCGTTTTCAATCTTTCAGCTTCTCCCTGGACGTGGCAGAAGAACCGCAAGAGGCATCAGGTCGTAAAGGATCTGATATCAAAGTGCGGGGTTCCATTCGTATATACGAACAATACCGGCCCTCAGAACATCGGAAAGAATATCGTCATTTTTGACGGCGCGTCAACTGTCTATAACAAAAAAGGAGACAGGGTTTTGGAAATAGAGCCGTATGCCGATGGGGCTTTTGATCTCATATTGAAGGATGACATGCCGGTCTTGCCGCCTCGCGATCAGAATGATCAAAAGGAATTGTTTTCGGCATTGGAGTGCGCAGTCAGGGAATATTTCGCGGTGTTGCCTCCTGCAATGAGAAGGGTTGTGATCGGCCTCAGTGGAGGAATCGATTCTGCGGTCGTCGCAGCTTTCTTCGCCCACATACTGGGGCCTGAGAATGTGATAGGCATAAATATGCCCTCAAAGTTCAATAGTCAGGCGACAAAAGACATAGCTTACGAGATCGCGATGAACCTCGGGATACACTATGAAGTAATACCGATCCAGGGAATAGTCGATAAGATCGCAGAGGCTACGGGTACGCCGGAAGATTCTCTTGCCTATGAGAACGAACAGGCAAGAGCGAGAATGGAAGTTCTGGCGGCACGGGCGCAACTTCTGGGATGTCTCTTCAGCTGCAACGGAAATAAAATTGAATTGACATTCGGCTACTATACGACAGATGGTGACGGGGCCGGATTTATGACATTGCTCGGAGATATGGTGAAGCGCGAAGTTTATCAGCTCGGCGATTATCTGAATCGAGTTGTATATGGACGCGAAGTCATACCCAGAAGCTGTTTTGAGATTAAACCGTCGGCCGAACTCAAAAAGAACCAAACCGATCCGTTCTTTTACGGGAACCTCGATCACAGAGGATATCATGACGAAATGGTTCGTGCATTCATTGATTTCCGCAAGAACCCGGAATGGTTCTTGGAGAAATATAAGGAAAGCAGTCTCGAAACGGAGCTGAAGCTCGAACCTGGAACGCTAGCCTCGCATTTTCCGGATCCGTATGATTTTGTCAGGGACCTGGAAGAAAAATGGAAAAGGTTTATCGGTACATATTTCAAGAGGGTTAAAGCCTCTCAAATACCTGCACTGAGCAAGCGTGCGCTCGGAAGCGATTTCCGGGAGTCTATGCTGTCCGCACATTTCACGCAGAGATACTTGAAGTTGAAAGAAGAAATACTCGGAAGATCCGAATGA
- a CDS encoding adenylyltransferase/cytidyltransferase family protein: MSKNKQKLGLVVGRFQPLHSGHKFLIEKAIAENDIIVICIGSARKSDPLTLEERKKRLGEFLKRADIGSKTVKIVHVEDVESDETWVMDLVAKSGMMCGTANKFYSADKKIPKTYLDALKKHGIGGKIVKRISFDYQTPDGKSHKVNSATQIRRLHDDLDIPL; this comes from the coding sequence ATGTCAAAGAATAAGCAAAAATTGGGTTTGGTGGTCGGAAGATTCCAGCCTCTCCATTCGGGCCACAAGTTCCTCATCGAAAAAGCTATTGCCGAGAATGATATCATTGTGATCTGCATCGGTTCGGCGAGAAAAAGCGATCCCTTGACTCTGGAAGAAAGGAAGAAGAGATTAGGCGAATTCCTTAAAAGGGCCGATATCGGCAGCAAGACGGTCAAAATCGTCCATGTGGAAGATGTCGAATCCGATGAAACGTGGGTTATGGATCTTGTCGCGAAGAGCGGCATGATGTGCGGAACTGCGAATAAATTCTATTCTGCCGATAAAAAGATCCCAAAAACATACCTCGATGCGCTGAAAAAACACGGGATCGGGGGAAAGATCGTCAAAAGGATAAGCTTTGATTATCAGACTCCGGACGGAAAAAGCCATAAAGTGAATTCGGCTACCCAGATCAGAAGGCTGCATGACGATCTAGACATTCCATTGTGA
- the nadA gene encoding quinolinate synthase NadA has product MNNLQEKITALKKKRNAVILAHNYQLPEVQDVADFVGDSLELAQMAAKTDAEVIVLCGVYFMAETAAIVNPDKKVLIPDISAGCPMADMIDAKKVRELKAKHPDAAVVCYINTTAAVKAESDICCTSSNAEKIVRSLADRKKIIFVPDKYLGSFLSLTSDKEFILADGYCPTHAKISPKLINELKEKYKDAKVIVHGECAPMVKETAHKILSTGKMCSYVKNSDAKTFIVGTEREIMHRMKKENPDKEFIHASALAVCPNMKKNDLEKIYYVLENMVNVVDVDPDIRRRAAVCIERMLQVR; this is encoded by the coding sequence ATGAATAATTTACAGGAAAAGATAACGGCACTGAAAAAGAAAAGAAATGCCGTGATATTGGCGCACAATTATCAGCTGCCGGAAGTCCAGGACGTTGCGGACTTCGTAGGTGATTCTTTGGAACTCGCGCAGATGGCGGCAAAGACCGATGCGGAAGTGATCGTTCTTTGCGGAGTATATTTCATGGCGGAGACGGCGGCAATTGTGAATCCGGATAAAAAAGTCCTGATACCGGATATTTCAGCGGGATGTCCGATGGCGGATATGATAGACGCAAAAAAGGTCAGGGAGCTCAAGGCGAAACATCCGGATGCTGCGGTGGTGTGCTATATAAACACGACGGCGGCGGTGAAAGCTGAAAGCGACATATGCTGCACATCGAGCAATGCTGAGAAGATCGTAAGATCGCTTGCGGACCGCAAGAAGATCATTTTTGTTCCCGATAAATATCTCGGAAGCTTTCTGTCGCTCACATCGGACAAAGAGTTTATATTGGCGGACGGATATTGCCCGACGCATGCGAAGATATCCCCGAAATTGATTAACGAACTGAAAGAGAAATATAAAGATGCAAAAGTGATCGTTCATGGCGAATGCGCGCCAATGGTGAAAGAAACGGCCCATAAGATCTTGAGCACTGGAAAGATGTGCAGCTATGTGAAGAATTCAGACGCAAAGACCTTCATAGTGGGAACCGAGAGGGAGATCATGCACAGGATGAAAAAAGAAAATCCCGATAAGGAATTCATTCATGCGAGCGCCCTTGCAGTCTGCCCGAACATGAAAAAAAACGATCTGGAAAAAATATATTATGTTCTGGAAAATATGGTGAATGTCGTGGATGTCGATCCGGACATAAGGCGAAGGGCCGCGGTGTGCATTGAAAGGATGCTCCAGGTGAGATAG
- the nadB gene encoding L-aspartate oxidase produces MNKKEIFKYDVLVIGAGIAGCTAALKLSRDKTIRILLVTKDTDVKKSSTSLAQGGIIEKGVRDTKEKLVRDILIAGDGLCNRAAVETLANDGPRLVREFLAGEVGVEFTIKDGKYDYTKEAAHSVNRILYKNDHTGREIEDKLTLQLKNRKNIKILLDHTLIDLITIPHHSTDAGSIYEDKKCVGGYFLDNKRKEVIAVLSKKVILATGGVGQVYQRTTNPDVATGDGLAAASRAGVEIINAEYVQFHPTSLFHRDLDNFLISESVRGEGGRLKNHKGESFMEKYDRRGSLAPRDIVARGIYEEMAAGKRDFVYLDLASHMEPRHIIERFPLIYRTCLDLDLDITKKMIPVAPTAHYFCGGIKVDINGQSSLENLYAIGEVSCTGVHGANRLASTSLLEGLVWGARCAKKIGEKIRNAELIKENKIKKWVYLGKERADAALVRQDWNSIKSIMWNYVGIVRTPEGMDRAVLDLAYLKQRIEKFYRDVELTRDILELRSGVQAALVIAESARKNKVSRGCHYVKNQIPKTKYQKHKV; encoded by the coding sequence ATGAATAAGAAAGAAATATTTAAATACGATGTTTTGGTCATAGGCGCGGGGATCGCGGGATGCACCGCTGCGCTGAAGCTATCCCGCGATAAGACTATCCGGATATTGCTTGTGACAAAAGATACGGATGTGAAAAAATCATCCACTTCCTTGGCGCAGGGTGGAATAATAGAAAAGGGCGTGCGCGATACGAAAGAAAAGCTCGTTCGTGACATTTTGATCGCCGGGGACGGACTGTGTAACAGGGCGGCCGTTGAAACGCTTGCGAACGATGGTCCGCGTCTCGTGAGGGAATTTCTGGCCGGAGAGGTCGGCGTAGAGTTCACGATAAAGGATGGGAAATATGACTACACAAAAGAGGCGGCTCACAGTGTAAACAGGATATTATACAAGAACGATCACACGGGAAGGGAGATCGAGGATAAGTTGACCTTGCAGCTGAAGAACAGAAAGAATATCAAAATTCTTTTGGACCACACTCTGATCGATCTTATCACTATCCCCCATCACAGCACGGATGCCGGTTCTATATATGAGGACAAAAAATGCGTCGGAGGATATTTCCTTGATAATAAAAGAAAAGAGGTTATCGCGGTCCTTTCGAAGAAAGTCATCCTTGCGACGGGAGGTGTCGGACAGGTCTATCAGAGAACGACAAATCCGGACGTTGCGACGGGAGACGGGCTGGCTGCAGCTTCGAGAGCCGGTGTGGAAATAATAAATGCTGAATACGTGCAGTTCCATCCGACCTCCCTGTTCCACCGCGATCTCGACAATTTTCTCATTTCCGAATCCGTGCGCGGCGAGGGCGGAAGGCTGAAAAACCATAAAGGAGAATCGTTCATGGAAAAATACGACAGGCGCGGGAGCCTTGCTCCACGCGACATAGTCGCAAGAGGAATATATGAAGAGATGGCGGCGGGCAAGCGCGATTTCGTATATCTGGACCTCGCATCGCACATGGAGCCCCGGCATATCATTGAAAGATTCCCTCTCATATACAGGACTTGCCTCGATCTTGATCTGGACATCACAAAAAAAATGATACCGGTCGCTCCGACCGCGCATTATTTCTGCGGAGGGATCAAAGTTGATATAAACGGACAAAGTTCATTGGAAAATCTTTATGCGATCGGAGAAGTGTCATGCACCGGAGTCCATGGCGCGAACCGGCTGGCCAGCACTTCCCTTCTTGAGGGGCTGGTGTGGGGTGCGAGGTGCGCGAAGAAGATCGGTGAAAAGATCCGGAATGCGGAATTGATAAAAGAAAACAAGATAAAAAAGTGGGTGTATCTCGGAAAGGAAAGAGCGGATGCCGCGCTCGTGAGGCAGGATTGGAACTCGATCAAATCGATCATGTGGAACTATGTCGGCATTGTGCGGACGCCGGAAGGAATGGACCGTGCGGTGCTCGACCTTGCATATCTGAAGCAGAGGATCGAGAAATTCTACCGGGACGTTGAATTGACGAGAGACATTCTGGAGCTCCGGAGCGGAGTCCAGGCGGCGCTTGTCATTGCGGAATCGGCGCGAAAGAACAAGGTTAGCCGAGGGTGCCACTATGTAAAAAACCAAATACCAAAAACCAAATATCAAAAGCATAAAGTATAA
- a CDS encoding NUDIX domain-containing protein, giving the protein MNNPVNIESPFVAVDAVIFTVIRHELNVLLIKIKYGPFAGSWGVPGGRVRMDESLDEAAKRELFEKTGLKNVYLEQLYSFGRTDRDPRARIISVAYFALVDSGKVKLKATGKYEDIKWSPLKEVGKLAYDHNEIADYALSRLKNKMKYTNVIYSLLPDKFTLSELQKMYEIALANKMDKRNFRKKMLSSGLIKEAGVKIGMPHRPSKMYSFRSKKPVFIEMF; this is encoded by the coding sequence ATGAATAATCCGGTGAACATCGAATCCCCTTTTGTGGCAGTTGATGCCGTGATCTTCACTGTTATCAGGCATGAATTGAACGTTCTTCTCATCAAGATCAAATATGGTCCATTTGCGGGATCATGGGGCGTGCCGGGAGGTAGGGTCAGGATGGATGAATCTTTGGATGAAGCGGCAAAGCGGGAGCTCTTTGAAAAGACCGGACTCAAGAATGTCTATCTTGAACAGCTATATTCTTTCGGGAGAACAGATCGCGATCCAAGGGCGAGGATCATAAGCGTTGCATATTTCGCTCTTGTGGACAGCGGGAAAGTGAAACTGAAAGCGACCGGGAAATATGAAGATATAAAGTGGTCGCCATTGAAGGAAGTCGGAAAACTTGCTTATGACCACAATGAGATAGCTGATTATGCCTTGTCCAGGCTCAAGAACAAGATGAAGTATACGAACGTGATCTATAGTCTGCTCCCGGATAAATTCACGCTGAGCGAACTTCAGAAAATGTATGAGATCGCGCTTGCGAATAAAATGGACAAAAGGAATTTCAGAAAGAAGATGCTTTCGAGCGGGCTCATCAAGGAAGCGGGAGTGAAGATCGGAATGCCCCATAGGCCGTCAAAGATGTATTCATTCAGAAGCAAAAAGCCGGTTTTTATAGAGATGTTTTAA
- a CDS encoding NAD(+)/NADH kinase, translating into MKIAIIYNKKKKREVVKPVSQVFDWLRSKEHTVYVNPEENILKKRMDFAIAFGGDGSFLFAADRIAEYQIPLVGVNFGNRGYLCEIRKENMFAEIEKIIAGRYKIQERTRIQAEIFHDGKNIGAISGLNEIYIGGINRTVSILIETIGKDKSFRASVTGDGAIFSTKTGSTAYNMNAGGPVLIVDGFSVVANNALFESDILLPNAKSFVTSSGAAFRVTLLNDKKQNLPYLVADGQRNYRFRPGDHVIIKRAPKSSYFVKLQAAVQ; encoded by the coding sequence ATGAAAATCGCGATAATTTATAACAAAAAAAAGAAAAGAGAAGTGGTAAAGCCGGTCAGCCAGGTTTTTGACTGGCTGAGGTCTAAAGAGCACACTGTATATGTCAATCCTGAAGAAAATATCCTGAAAAAGCGCATGGACTTTGCCATTGCCTTCGGGGGCGACGGATCGTTCCTTTTCGCCGCTGACAGGATCGCTGAATATCAGATACCTCTGGTCGGGGTCAACTTCGGGAACAGGGGCTATCTTTGCGAGATCCGGAAAGAGAATATGTTCGCCGAAATCGAGAAGATCATTGCCGGCAGATATAAAATACAGGAAAGGACAAGGATCCAGGCGGAGATCTTCCACGACGGTAAGAATATCGGCGCGATAAGCGGCCTTAATGAGATCTATATCGGAGGTATAAACAGAACAGTGTCGATTCTCATCGAAACGATCGGCAAAGACAAGTCTTTCAGGGCAAGCGTGACGGGCGACGGAGCGATCTTTTCAACGAAAACGGGTTCGACGGCATATAATATGAACGCGGGCGGGCCGGTGCTTATTGTTGACGGATTCAGCGTGGTGGCGAACAATGCCCTGTTTGAATCGGATATTCTGCTTCCGAACGCAAAATCTTTTGTGACATCGTCGGGAGCGGCATTCAGAGTTACGCTTCTGAATGACAAAAAACAAAATTTACCCTATCTTGTCGCGGACGGCCAGAGGAACTATAGGTTCAGGCCGGGAGATCATGTCATAATCAAGAGAGCGCCCAAGAGCAGCTATTTTGTGAAACTGCAGGCGGCTGTACAATAA